The genomic stretch GCCGAGCACGTTCGATCTGGTGGTCGGTGAACACGCGCTGGAACTCCGACTGGCCGGCTACGCCGATCCCGCGGGCGGCCGCCTGGTGGACGTGCTGGCCGCCGCCAACCCCGGTCTCGACGTGACGCTGCTGCCCGCCGGCGGCCTGGAGGTCGTCTCGACCCCGGCCGGCGCCGACATCTACCTGGACGGCTCCCCCACCGGCCGGCTCACCCCCTGGCTCTTCAACCTGCCCGCCGGCGACCACGTCGTGACCGTGGCGCGCGAGCAGTTCCTGGTCGAGCCCGAGCAGGTCGTGGCTACCGTGGCCGTCGGCGACACCATCACCGCCGGATTCGCGCTCACCCCCGTCGGCGACACCGGCACGCTGGCGGTGACCTCGCTGCCGCCGGGCGCCGCGGTTTGGCTGGACGGCGAGCCGACCGGCGAGGTCACCCCCTGCTCGTTCACGCGCCCGGCGGCGGTCGTCGAGGTCGCGGTCGCCCTGGCCGGGTTCCGCGCGCCGGTCCCGCTGGTGCGGACCGTCACGGCCGGCGGCTCGGCCGCCGCCGACTTCACGCTGGCCGCCCGCAAGGTGGTGCTGTTCGAGACGGCCTCCGGCGTCAACTGCGAGGGCTGTCCGGCCATGAACGGCATGCTGAACAACCTCGAGGTCATCGGCGGCTACGGGCACGACCGTGTCGTGAGCATCAAGTACAGCGAGCCCATCGGCGGTTACGACCCGCACTACGCCGCCAACCCCGCCGACAACATGGGCCGGTTGTCCTTCTACCAGGCCAGCACGGCCTGGGACTGGGCCTGCCCCTCGCTCTTCTTCGAGGGCGACCTGGTCGTCGAGCCCCACGGCTACCCCGGCTACGGGGAGATGGTGGGGCTGCTCGACGCGGCTCTGGCGGAGGATCCGGGCTTCGCCGTGGTGGTCGAGGTGGCCGACTTCCACGCGGCCAGCCTCGAGGTGACCGTCACCGTGACGGCCGCGCGCGCGGTGTCCTCCACGCAGCCGCAGCTCCACCTGGTGATCGTGGAGAACCCCGTGGTCTACGCGACGCCGCCGGGCAGCTACGGCGAGACGGTCTTCCACTGGAT from bacterium encodes the following:
- a CDS encoding PEGA domain-containing protein; the protein is MAPRRRPAIVSALLLTLVCCWSCGREAPVGELRVVSTPDGAAVLIDGVATGATTPVSLLLGVGSHRVAVSLAGHLVTPAVRDVPVTAGELATAEFALAALGSVTVTSNPAGAAILVDGSDSGYTTPSTFDLVVGEHALELRLAGYADPAGGRLVDVLAAANPGLDVTLLPAGGLEVVSTPAGADIYLDGSPTGRLTPWLFNLPAGDHVVTVAREQFLVEPEQVVATVAVGDTITAGFALTPVGDTGTLAVTSLPPGAAVWLDGEPTGEVTPCSFTRPAAVVEVAVALAGFRAPVPLVRTVTAGGSAAADFTLAARKVVLFETASGVNCEGCPAMNGMLNNLEVIGGYGHDRVVSIKYSEPIGGYDPHYAANPADNMGRLSFYQASTAWDWACPSLFFEGDLVVEPHGYPGYGEMVGLLDAALAEDPGFAVVVEVADFHAASLEVTVTVTAARAVSSTQPQLHLVIVENPVVYATPPGSYGETVFHWIMREFTTLPTAPLPLAAGESRTYQASIPFVPGWVAANLAAIAFVQDETTLEILQAGAAFDPPAPRRTPAGRNRP